A section of the Sphingomonas ginsenosidivorax genome encodes:
- a CDS encoding IS6 family transposase: MPRARKPASPFRYFNSSPEVIRLVVLMYVRFPLLLRNVEDLLFERGIDICHETVRLWWNRFGPLFAGDIRRQRVSRMRGFRHWRWRLDEMYVKLNGGMVYLWRAVDHEGEVLESYVTRSRDKAAALAFMRKALKRHGLPEAITTDGLRSYGAAMNELGNREKQEVGRWANNRVENSHLPFRRRERAMLRFRQMKTLQKFASVHANIHNHFSLERHLIDRQTYKERRSAALAEWQILAS; this comes from the coding sequence ATGCCTCGCGCCCGCAAGCCAGCCTCGCCGTTCCGCTACTTCAACTCGTCGCCGGAGGTGATCCGGCTGGTGGTGCTGATGTATGTCCGCTTTCCCCTGTTGCTGCGGAACGTGGAAGATCTGCTGTTCGAGCGGGGCATCGACATTTGCCACGAGACGGTGCGCCTGTGGTGGAACAGGTTTGGTCCGCTGTTCGCAGGCGACATCCGCCGCCAGCGCGTAAGCCGCATGCGAGGCTTCCGTCACTGGCGCTGGCGTCTGGACGAGATGTACGTGAAGCTGAATGGTGGGATGGTCTACCTGTGGCGGGCGGTGGATCACGAGGGCGAGGTACTGGAGAGCTACGTTACAAGAAGCCGCGACAAGGCCGCGGCGCTTGCCTTCATGAGAAAGGCGCTGAAACGGCACGGCTTACCCGAAGCGATCACTACTGACGGCCTTCGCTCCTACGGAGCGGCAATGAACGAGTTGGGCAACCGCGAGAAGCAGGAGGTCGGACGCTGGGCCAATAACCGGGTGGAGAACAGTCACCTGCCGTTCCGAAGACGAGAGCGAGCGATGCTACGGTTCCGGCAGATGAAGACACTGCAGAAGTTCGCCTCCGTGCACGCCAACATCCACAACCACTTCAGTCTCGAACGCCACCTCATCGACCGACAAACCTACAAGGAACGACGCTCCGCAGCTCTGGCGGAGTGGCAGATCCTGGCAAGCTAG
- a CDS encoding TadE/TadG family type IV pilus assembly protein codes for MRHRPLRALVADRHGLALIEFALVLPVLLTLVFYGIEIANFTLARQRVSQLALQVADNASRIGVQEVLRNRPITERQINDLFTGGALQGGSLDMRNKGRIILSGLTVNSSGGQWIQWQRCFGGMAFASNYGTEGTGANGSAFKGMGPSTAKVTASATGPVVFAELAVAYTPIISTTWAPATTISEIASFAVRDDRDTSGSGIRNDENAPVSRCK; via the coding sequence ATGAGGCATCGCCCCCTGCGCGCGCTCGTCGCGGACCGGCACGGCCTCGCGCTGATCGAGTTCGCGCTCGTCCTCCCGGTGCTGCTGACCCTGGTCTTCTACGGCATCGAGATCGCCAATTTCACGCTCGCCCGCCAGCGCGTCAGCCAGCTCGCGCTGCAGGTCGCCGACAACGCCTCGCGGATCGGCGTGCAGGAGGTGCTGCGCAACCGTCCGATCACCGAACGCCAGATCAACGACCTGTTCACCGGCGGTGCGCTGCAAGGCGGCTCGCTCGACATGCGCAACAAGGGCCGCATCATCCTCTCCGGCCTAACCGTCAACAGCTCGGGCGGGCAGTGGATCCAGTGGCAGCGCTGCTTCGGCGGCATGGCGTTCGCCTCCAACTACGGTACCGAGGGTACAGGCGCGAATGGCTCCGCGTTCAAGGGCATGGGCCCCTCGACCGCGAAGGTCACCGCGTCCGCGACCGGTCCCGTCGTCTTCGCCGAACTCGCGGTGGCCTACACGCCGATCATCTCCACCACCTGGGCACCCGCCACGACGATTAGCGAGATCGCCTCGTTCGCGGTCCGCGACGATCGCGACACCTCGGGCAGCGGAATCCGCAACGACGAGAACGCCCCGGTCTCGCGCTGCAAGTAA
- a CDS encoding site-specific integrase — protein MKKTSMASPFADPRTGQLYFRRAVPEALRAAFDGRAVVKVSLRTKDAALAKVGFARENAAFEATLADARRRMAEGTLIPTPAALVRRWCEGPASGKGLSGTQRLVMTFMELDAAAGGRGSSTLKDEFYPPAILGPASNTDWDAVVRDAGRFEALVTDAYGGSIEQTGTNWIRLRWREPEAAWRPCLVGPVERLRAFDTGAERFSDDEIARALLAVVDERRSGDEEANRARLAHTRPRATSSRLRPNLRLKELYREWKAGNEPRPQTAGEYEAAVDDFIDFAGDVPVSTIDADLLYDYRDEAAKLPATMPRADRSLPFTDRVRKHADKLPKCAPPTLKKRVGALQALLTYAFQQRWTPLNTGSGIRIVGYTKSRRTRRSFEDHELATLCSCPLFTDPSTWSATSRIRDASVFWIFLLSITTGARLEEIGQVALADVRRDGDVVYLDIDEYAGEDDAAAKSVKTDDSIRLVPVHGKLLELGFLDYCDALGRLGQTELFPDLKANSVGKRTKEASQKINRIIDRHVSSDQRLVFHSLRHAFKAMGNDAGLSDRTLDQICGHAPVSTGGRYGSEPRIRTIHRDLHRIDFSCIDWTRIANGVRSLEWKNVVIAQRPLPPGAI, from the coding sequence GTGAAGAAGACCAGCATGGCGTCCCCCTTCGCCGATCCCAGGACCGGCCAGCTCTACTTCAGGCGGGCGGTTCCCGAGGCCTTGCGCGCCGCGTTCGACGGCAGGGCCGTCGTGAAGGTCTCGCTCCGCACCAAGGACGCAGCGCTCGCCAAGGTCGGCTTCGCGCGCGAGAACGCCGCCTTCGAGGCGACGCTTGCGGATGCGCGCCGCCGGATGGCGGAGGGTACGCTCATACCCACGCCAGCCGCGCTCGTGCGTCGTTGGTGCGAGGGGCCGGCGTCAGGGAAGGGACTGTCCGGAACCCAGCGACTCGTGATGACCTTCATGGAGCTCGACGCCGCGGCGGGCGGGCGGGGTTCGAGCACGCTCAAGGACGAGTTCTATCCGCCGGCCATCCTCGGGCCCGCCTCTAACACGGACTGGGACGCGGTGGTCCGCGACGCAGGCCGCTTCGAGGCCCTGGTCACCGATGCCTATGGCGGCAGCATCGAGCAGACGGGGACCAACTGGATTCGCCTGCGGTGGCGCGAGCCCGAGGCGGCCTGGCGGCCGTGCCTCGTCGGCCCGGTCGAACGGCTGCGCGCGTTCGACACGGGTGCCGAACGGTTCTCGGACGACGAGATCGCCAGGGCCCTGCTGGCCGTGGTCGACGAGAGGCGCTCCGGGGACGAGGAGGCCAACCGGGCGCGGCTGGCTCACACCCGTCCCCGCGCGACGAGTTCGAGACTGCGGCCGAACCTGCGGCTGAAGGAGCTGTACCGCGAGTGGAAGGCGGGCAACGAACCGCGGCCGCAGACCGCCGGCGAGTACGAGGCGGCGGTCGACGACTTCATCGACTTCGCTGGCGACGTGCCCGTGTCCACGATCGACGCGGACCTGCTCTACGACTACCGGGACGAGGCCGCCAAGCTGCCCGCCACGATGCCGCGGGCGGACAGGTCCCTGCCCTTCACGGACCGTGTGAGGAAGCACGCGGACAAGCTACCGAAGTGCGCGCCGCCGACGCTGAAGAAGCGGGTCGGCGCGCTCCAGGCGCTGCTGACCTACGCGTTCCAGCAGCGGTGGACGCCGCTCAACACGGGCAGCGGCATCCGGATCGTCGGCTACACGAAGAGCAGGAGGACGCGGCGGAGCTTCGAGGACCACGAGCTCGCGACACTGTGCTCGTGCCCGCTGTTCACCGACCCCTCGACCTGGAGCGCCACCTCCCGGATCCGGGACGCGAGCGTCTTCTGGATCTTCCTGCTGTCGATCACGACGGGTGCCCGCCTGGAGGAGATCGGACAGGTCGCGCTCGCGGACGTCCGCCGCGATGGGGATGTCGTCTATCTCGACATCGACGAATACGCCGGCGAGGACGACGCGGCGGCCAAGAGCGTGAAGACCGACGATTCGATCCGCCTCGTGCCCGTGCACGGGAAGCTCCTCGAACTGGGCTTCCTCGACTACTGCGACGCGCTGGGGAGGCTCGGCCAGACCGAGCTCTTCCCCGACCTGAAGGCGAACAGCGTCGGCAAGCGCACGAAGGAGGCGAGCCAGAAGATCAACCGGATCATCGATCGCCATGTATCCAGCGACCAGCGCCTCGTCTTCCACTCGCTGCGGCACGCCTTCAAGGCGATGGGGAACGATGCGGGTCTGAGCGATCGGACCCTGGATCAGATCTGCGGCCACGCGCCCGTGAGCACGGGCGGCCGCTACGGATCGGAACCACGGATCCGCACCATTCACCGCGATCTTCACCGCATCGACTTCTCCTGCATCGACTGGACGAGGATTGCGAATGGCGTTCGTAGCCTGGAGTGGAAGAACGTCGTCATCGCGCAGCGCCCGTTGCCGCCGGGCGCGATCTAG
- a CDS encoding Arm DNA-binding domain-containing protein, with protein sequence MLTNAAVKPVRPRAAAYKIFDERGLNLYVAPNGRKSVRMKFHFEGRGKLSTIGTWPEVSLVDAQARCEQAHELLGRGVDPSSKSAAAAAVQGKPSQRQLQPPGLLLWLRQSLAAARSAETERRALPTQRCIDT encoded by the coding sequence ATGCTGACCAACGCCGCGGTGAAACCCGTGCGGCCGCGCGCGGCCGCCTACAAGATTTTCGACGAGCGGGGCCTGAACCTTTACGTCGCGCCGAACGGCCGCAAGTCGGTGCGCATGAAGTTCCACTTCGAGGGGCGCGGGAAGCTTTCGACGATCGGCACCTGGCCAGAGGTGTCGCTGGTCGACGCCCAGGCGCGGTGCGAGCAGGCGCACGAGCTGCTCGGCCGCGGCGTGGACCCCTCGAGCAAGTCGGCCGCGGCAGCGGCCGTGCAGGGGAAGCCTTCGCAGCGCCAGCTACAGCCCCCCGGCCTACTCCTATGGCTACGTCAATCCCTGGCTGCTGCGCGAAGCGCTGAGACCGAAAGACGAGCGCTCCCCACTCAACGCTGCATTGATACCTAA
- a CDS encoding TadE/TadG family type IV pilus assembly protein, which yields MRPFLRDTRGAALMEFAIVAPVLLTMIVGGLGAGHTLYVQSVLDGEMQKAARDMSLEDASAEARQAAIEDRVRDQVHKLVKGADVDFELTAYHDYRDADAKVEEYVDGNHDGTCNKGESYVDANNNNSWDREGGTTGIGGSKDVVLLKAIVSYASFLPFGQTRGQMNLTSTTLLRNQPSSDQAAAPLRTCA from the coding sequence ATGCGCCCGTTCCTGCGCGACACGCGCGGCGCCGCGCTGATGGAGTTCGCGATCGTTGCGCCGGTCCTGCTGACGATGATCGTCGGCGGGCTCGGCGCCGGCCACACGCTCTACGTCCAGTCCGTCCTCGACGGCGAGATGCAGAAGGCGGCGCGCGACATGAGCCTCGAGGATGCGAGCGCAGAGGCCCGCCAGGCGGCGATCGAAGACCGCGTGCGCGACCAGGTCCACAAACTGGTCAAGGGCGCCGATGTCGACTTCGAGCTGACCGCCTATCACGACTATCGCGACGCCGATGCCAAGGTCGAGGAATATGTCGACGGCAATCACGACGGGACCTGCAACAAGGGCGAATCCTACGTCGACGCCAACAACAACAACAGCTGGGATCGCGAGGGGGGCACGACCGGCATCGGCGGGTCGAAGGACGTTGTCCTGCTCAAGGCCATCGTTTCCTATGCGAGCTTCCTGCCGTTCGGGCAGACCAGGGGCCAGATGAACCTCACCTCGACGACGCTGCTCCGCAACCAGCCGTCCAGCGACCAGGCCGCCGCGCCGCTCAGGACATGCGCATGA
- the cysS gene encoding cysteine--tRNA ligase translates to MTGTNLTLYNSLTRQLEAFAPIHPGKVGIYSCGPTVYNYAHIGNLRAYVFTDTLSRVLTWKGYDLTHIVNITDVGHLTSDADAGDDKMEAAARAANQDIWAIARHYTDAFKRNLSDLNIREPSRFPLATDHVPEMIAFAERIADAHCYQLPDGLYFDTTTVPDYGKLARSQDDVGEGRIDPVAGKRHPQDFAIWRTSQPGENRQMEWDSPWGRGAPGWHLECSVMSKKYLGAQFDIHTGGIDHREIHHPNEIAQNQADCACADTGANLWMHNNFLVERSGKMSKSGGDFTTLQTLVDRGFHPLAYRLMCLQAQYRSELEFSWENLAAATTRLKRLAITVDALHARPAGGPSGSAAAYRDRLDEAVSDDLGTPRALPILDELLGDKRVSPADRLAALADFDAVLGLDLLTLRREDLRVRPVDATIDEATIEAHLAERRDARAAKDFARSDSIRDTLVAAGVEVMDGDALAWDWKLS, encoded by the coding sequence ATGACCGGCACCAACCTCACGCTCTACAACAGCCTTACCCGCCAACTCGAGGCGTTCGCGCCGATCCATCCGGGCAAGGTCGGCATCTATTCGTGCGGGCCGACGGTCTACAACTACGCGCATATCGGCAACCTGCGCGCGTACGTCTTCACCGACACGCTGTCGCGCGTGCTGACGTGGAAGGGGTACGACCTCACCCACATCGTCAACATCACCGACGTCGGCCACCTGACCTCCGACGCCGACGCCGGCGACGACAAGATGGAGGCCGCCGCGCGCGCCGCGAACCAGGATATCTGGGCGATCGCACGGCATTACACCGACGCGTTCAAGCGCAACCTGAGCGACCTCAACATCCGCGAACCGTCGCGCTTCCCGCTCGCGACCGATCACGTGCCCGAGATGATCGCCTTCGCCGAGCGCATCGCCGACGCGCATTGCTACCAGCTGCCCGACGGCCTGTATTTCGATACGACGACCGTTCCGGACTACGGCAAGCTGGCGCGCTCGCAGGACGATGTCGGCGAAGGCCGCATCGACCCCGTCGCCGGCAAGCGCCACCCGCAGGACTTCGCGATCTGGCGCACCTCGCAGCCCGGCGAGAACCGGCAGATGGAATGGGACTCGCCCTGGGGCCGCGGTGCACCCGGCTGGCATCTCGAATGCTCGGTGATGAGCAAGAAATATCTGGGCGCGCAGTTCGACATCCACACCGGCGGGATCGACCACCGCGAGATCCACCACCCCAACGAGATCGCGCAGAACCAGGCAGATTGCGCCTGCGCGGATACCGGCGCCAACCTGTGGATGCATAACAACTTCCTGGTCGAACGCTCGGGGAAGATGAGCAAATCCGGCGGCGACTTCACGACGCTGCAGACGCTGGTCGACCGCGGCTTCCACCCGCTCGCCTATCGGCTGATGTGCCTGCAGGCGCAGTATCGCAGCGAGCTGGAATTCTCGTGGGAGAATTTGGCGGCGGCGACGACGCGGCTCAAGCGGCTCGCGATCACGGTCGACGCGCTGCATGCGCGCCCCGCTGGCGGCCCGTCGGGCAGCGCGGCGGCGTATCGCGACCGGCTCGACGAGGCGGTGTCGGACGACCTCGGCACGCCGCGGGCGCTGCCGATCCTCGACGAGCTGCTGGGCGACAAGCGCGTGTCCCCGGCCGACCGGCTGGCGGCGCTCGCCGATTTCGACGCGGTCCTCGGTCTCGACCTGCTGACGCTCCGCCGCGAGGACCTGCGCGTCCGCCCCGTCGACGCGACGATCGACGAAGCGACGATCGAAGCGCATCTCGCCGAACGCCGCGACGCCCGCGCCGCGAAGGATTTCGCGCGCTCCGACTCGATCCGCGACACGCTGGTCGCCGCCGGGGTCGAGGTCATGGACGGCGACGCGCTCGCCTGGGATTGGAAACTGTCATGA
- a CDS encoding class II 3-deoxy-7-phosphoheptulonate synthase: MAANWAPDSWTHAEARQLPNYPDAAALDAATDTLASFPPLVFAGEARNLTASLAEVAAGRGFLLQGGDCAESFAEHSANNIRDTFRVILQMAVVLTFASKLPVVKLGRMAGQFAKPRSADTETIDGVELPSYRGDNVNDIAFTAEARAPDPQRMIRAYSQSAATLNLLRAFASGGYANLHQVHRWTHDFMGRSPWSKKYAETADRIGEALEFMAACGIDPETVPQLAQTNFYTSHEALLLRYEQALTRQDSLTGDWYDTSAHFLWIGDRTRFEGSAHVEYLRGIGNPIGVKCGPSLEPDALLRMLDTLNPGRVPGRMTLITRYGFDKIEAHLPKLVRAVTRAGHPVVWSCDPMHGNVVKAANGYKTRPFDRILAEVRGFFAVHRAEGTHAGGIHAEMTGQNVTECTGGAVDVTEQSLADRYHTHCDPRLNAGQSLELAFLLAEMLNAEMAERKKVAA, from the coding sequence ATGGCCGCGAACTGGGCCCCCGACAGCTGGACCCACGCCGAAGCGCGTCAGCTCCCGAACTATCCCGATGCGGCAGCACTCGACGCCGCCACCGACACGCTGGCGAGCTTCCCCCCGCTCGTATTCGCGGGCGAGGCGCGCAACCTGACCGCGAGTCTCGCTGAGGTCGCCGCGGGTCGTGGCTTCCTGCTGCAGGGCGGCGACTGCGCCGAGAGCTTTGCCGAGCACAGCGCGAACAACATCCGCGACACGTTCCGCGTGATCCTGCAGATGGCAGTCGTCCTGACCTTCGCGTCGAAGCTGCCGGTGGTGAAGCTCGGGCGCATGGCGGGCCAGTTCGCCAAGCCGCGCAGTGCCGATACCGAGACGATCGACGGCGTCGAGCTGCCCTCGTACCGCGGCGACAACGTCAACGACATCGCCTTCACCGCAGAGGCACGCGCGCCCGATCCGCAGCGGATGATCCGCGCCTATTCGCAGTCGGCGGCGACGCTCAATTTGCTGCGCGCGTTCGCGAGCGGCGGCTATGCGAACCTGCACCAGGTGCATCGCTGGACGCACGACTTCATGGGCCGCAGCCCGTGGTCGAAGAAATATGCCGAGACCGCGGACCGGATCGGCGAGGCGCTCGAGTTCATGGCGGCGTGCGGGATCGATCCCGAGACCGTGCCGCAACTGGCGCAGACGAACTTCTACACCAGCCACGAGGCGCTGCTGCTGCGCTACGAACAGGCGCTGACGCGGCAGGATTCGCTGACCGGCGACTGGTACGACACCTCGGCGCATTTCCTGTGGATCGGCGACCGCACGCGGTTCGAGGGCAGCGCCCATGTCGAGTATCTGCGCGGCATCGGCAACCCGATCGGCGTCAAGTGCGGGCCGAGCCTCGAGCCGGACGCGCTGCTGCGGATGCTCGATACGCTCAACCCCGGCCGCGTGCCGGGCCGCATGACGCTGATCACGCGCTACGGCTTCGACAAGATCGAGGCGCATCTGCCCAAGCTCGTGCGAGCGGTGACGCGCGCGGGACATCCGGTGGTGTGGAGCTGCGACCCGATGCACGGCAACGTCGTGAAAGCCGCCAACGGCTACAAGACGCGGCCCTTCGACCGCATCCTCGCCGAGGTCCGCGGGTTCTTCGCGGTGCACCGCGCCGAGGGCACGCACGCGGGCGGCATCCATGCCGAGATGACCGGGCAGAACGTCACCGAATGCACCGGCGGCGCGGTCGACGTCACCGAGCAGAGCCTCGCCGACCGCTACCATACGCATTGCGACCCGCGCCTCAACGCCGGCCAGAGCCTGGAGCTCGCCTTCCTGCTCGCCGAGATGCTGAATGCCGAGATGGCCGAGCGCAAGAAGGTCGCGGCCTGA
- a CDS encoding LysR substrate-binding domain-containing protein, which translates to MWRVVRVRLTAPYRSNDITALVEAARQGIGIVAFGEWSMARDFAEGTLTPLLPEWSFETDGGIHLLRPSVRLMPARTEAFVRWIVQLFEEAPPWHRAPVTRALAD; encoded by the coding sequence GTGTGGAGAGTGGTTCGCGTTAGACTGACAGCACCCTATCGTTCCAACGACATTACCGCGCTCGTGGAGGCTGCAAGACAGGGCATCGGTATCGTCGCGTTCGGTGAGTGGTCCATGGCACGGGATTTCGCTGAGGGCACGCTGACGCCGCTATTGCCCGAATGGAGTTTCGAGACCGATGGTGGCATCCATCTCCTTCGTCCGTCCGTTCGTCTCATGCCGGCGCGAACCGAGGCGTTCGTCCGGTGGATAGTTCAGCTGTTCGAGGAAGCCCCTCCTTGGCACCGCGCGCCGGTAACGCGAGCACTGGCGGATTGA
- a CDS encoding D-2-hydroxyacid dehydrogenase — protein sequence MKAVLPALARPLLDTKLPSDLDVAWFTTPDEAKAMIADADIAWVDFHPQGLIRDAVRAAGTQLKWVSTIYAGLDAFPLDIVREKGAILTNGSGLNAETVAEYAVMGVLVAAKRLDQIVRAQDRREWLKDAPGKTVLSGSRALIVGYGTIGRMIGDRLAAFGVDVTAVTRSGRDGTLTPDAWASRLGEFDWVILAAPSTGSTKAVIGAAELAAMKPTAWLVNIARGDMIDDDALVAALKAGDIAGAFLDPTNPEPLPADHPLWSAPNAIVTMHLSGRSQTTMFTRGAALFLENLTAFLAGQAMKNVTDPAAGY from the coding sequence ATGAAAGCCGTGCTCCCCGCGCTCGCCCGCCCGCTGCTCGACACCAAACTGCCGTCCGACCTAGACGTCGCGTGGTTCACCACGCCGGACGAAGCGAAGGCGATGATCGCGGACGCCGACATCGCCTGGGTCGATTTCCATCCGCAGGGCCTGATCCGCGATGCGGTGCGCGCAGCCGGTACGCAGCTCAAATGGGTGTCGACCATCTATGCCGGGCTCGACGCGTTCCCGCTCGACATCGTCCGCGAAAAGGGTGCGATCCTGACCAACGGGTCGGGGCTCAACGCCGAGACCGTCGCCGAATATGCAGTGATGGGCGTGCTGGTTGCCGCCAAGCGCCTCGACCAGATCGTCCGCGCGCAGGACCGCCGCGAATGGCTGAAGGACGCGCCGGGCAAGACGGTGCTGTCGGGCAGCCGCGCGCTGATTGTCGGCTATGGCACGATCGGGCGGATGATCGGCGACCGGCTGGCCGCGTTCGGCGTCGACGTCACCGCGGTGACGCGCAGCGGCCGCGACGGCACGCTGACGCCCGACGCCTGGGCTTCGCGACTCGGCGAGTTCGACTGGGTGATCCTCGCCGCGCCGTCGACGGGGTCGACCAAGGCGGTGATCGGGGCCGCCGAGCTGGCCGCGATGAAGCCGACCGCCTGGCTGGTCAACATCGCGCGCGGCGACATGATCGACGACGATGCGCTGGTCGCCGCGCTCAAGGCAGGCGATATCGCCGGTGCGTTTCTCGATCCGACCAACCCCGAGCCGCTGCCCGCCGATCACCCGCTCTGGTCCGCGCCCAACGCGATCGTCACGATGCATCTGTCGGGGCGCAGCCAGACGACGATGTTCACGCGCGGCGCCGCCTTGTTCCTCGAGAACCTGACCGCGTTTCTCGCCGGGCAAGCGATGAAGAACGTCACCGACCCCGCAGCCGGATACTAA
- a CDS encoding lysozyme inhibitor LprI family protein, with protein sequence MITFIAALLVPVAAPCDGSTTPEVERCLDANLGRAEVELNRYYNTAVEQLSKQQQNAAIAQLGASQRAWQTYRDAECNAIFERWKDASVRGAMAVGCQIRVTKARTMIIWRNWLTTADKSPPLLTRPEDGS encoded by the coding sequence GTGATTACCTTCATTGCGGCGCTCCTAGTGCCCGTTGCCGCCCCTTGTGATGGTTCGACAACACCGGAGGTTGAGCGTTGCCTCGACGCTAATCTTGGTCGCGCTGAAGTTGAGTTGAACCGCTACTATAATACTGCCGTTGAGCAGCTCTCGAAACAGCAGCAAAATGCTGCGATCGCTCAGCTTGGTGCGTCCCAGCGGGCTTGGCAGACTTATCGTGATGCCGAATGCAATGCGATATTCGAACGGTGGAAGGACGCATCGGTGCGCGGTGCTATGGCGGTTGGGTGTCAGATTAGGGTCACCAAGGCCCGAACCATGATCATCTGGCGCAACTGGCTCACTACTGCGGATAAATCGCCGCCGCTGCTTACCCGACCAGAGGACGGCAGTTAA
- a CDS encoding pilus assembly protein: MRIGFGRLAAFKSDVRGNTLILFAFSLLPLMGMIGGALDMSRAYLVKSRLQNACDAAVLGGRRAMSASTFDTPARDAANRFFNLNFATGQYGTTALTMAYDVGNDMIVHGKAGVVVTTTIMKIFGFASIPLEATCDAQLQLPNSDIMFVLDTTLSMSETNTGDSQSKIAALRQAVTDFYTTLNNAQSPASQVRYGFVPYSSTVNVGLLLKRDWMVDNAEYQSREQDGPPVPKDGGKEGDTIPKETDTSAWSPPPVVTETTGPSESCVAPANDDKTNTSYSAWSPSNTAVPRSRSGTRTRNGSTYSASRNSAGVCIIKKTTYTNSVQTFTDNVIANPNAGQDKADGYTYYWNYKKIAFPVGIVKGSNSSGLMAGGSATLMIGNNFTAKTINWGNSSQGACIEERQTLRPYETGTAYDLDIDMVPIPSDARTQWRPFLPDLVWARSVTNYTPAGAGVITGWQFDPVTHSSNNYVALSSYKTDFAACPAAARKLAAIRTTTEKSDFTNYLKALVPRGRTYHDIGMLWGLRLMSAEGLFASENAASASGGNIARNLIFMTDGDTETNIADYDAYGLAALDRRRTPLNRLPTKSEQDGIVEDRLSRLCTVAKEKKNITVWVIAFGTSLTSLLSDCASPNRAYQADNAAELNTTFADIAARISQLRVTH; the protein is encoded by the coding sequence ATGAGGATCGGGTTCGGACGACTAGCTGCATTCAAGTCCGATGTTCGCGGCAACACGCTTATTTTGTTTGCGTTCTCTCTTCTGCCGTTGATGGGTATGATCGGCGGTGCGCTCGACATGAGTCGCGCCTATCTGGTCAAGTCGCGGTTGCAGAATGCGTGCGACGCGGCGGTGCTCGGCGGACGGCGCGCGATGAGCGCCTCGACCTTCGACACGCCGGCGCGCGACGCGGCGAACCGGTTCTTCAACCTCAACTTCGCGACCGGCCAGTACGGCACCACCGCGCTGACCATGGCGTACGACGTCGGCAACGATATGATCGTCCACGGCAAGGCGGGAGTCGTCGTCACCACGACGATCATGAAGATCTTCGGCTTTGCGAGCATCCCGCTTGAGGCGACCTGCGACGCGCAGCTCCAGCTGCCCAACAGCGACATCATGTTCGTGCTCGATACGACACTGTCGATGTCGGAGACCAATACGGGCGACTCGCAGAGCAAGATCGCTGCGCTTCGCCAAGCTGTAACCGACTTTTATACGACGCTTAACAATGCACAGTCGCCCGCCTCGCAGGTCCGCTACGGCTTCGTCCCTTATTCCTCTACGGTGAACGTTGGCCTGCTGCTCAAGCGCGACTGGATGGTCGATAACGCCGAGTACCAGTCGCGCGAACAGGACGGCCCGCCGGTCCCCAAGGATGGCGGCAAGGAAGGTGACACAATTCCGAAGGAAACAGATACCTCGGCATGGTCCCCGCCGCCAGTGGTCACCGAAACCACAGGACCATCGGAAAGCTGCGTCGCCCCGGCCAATGACGACAAGACTAACACGAGTTATTCGGCATGGTCGCCGTCCAACACAGCCGTGCCCCGGTCCCGCTCCGGCACCCGTACGCGCAACGGCAGTACCTACTCGGCATCGCGCAACAGTGCGGGCGTTTGCATCATCAAGAAGACCACATACACCAACTCGGTACAGACCTTCACGGACAACGTCATCGCGAACCCGAATGCCGGGCAAGATAAGGCTGACGGCTACACTTATTACTGGAACTACAAGAAGATTGCCTTTCCCGTCGGGATCGTGAAGGGATCGAATTCGTCGGGGCTCATGGCCGGCGGCAGCGCGACGCTAATGATTGGCAACAACTTTACCGCCAAGACAATCAACTGGGGCAATAGCAGCCAGGGCGCCTGCATTGAGGAGCGCCAGACGCTACGTCCTTACGAGACCGGCACAGCCTATGATCTTGACATCGACATGGTGCCCATACCCAGCGATGCGCGAACCCAGTGGCGCCCGTTCCTGCCTGACCTAGTCTGGGCGCGCTCAGTAACCAACTATACTCCCGCCGGCGCTGGCGTGATCACCGGCTGGCAGTTCGACCCGGTCACGCACAGTTCGAACAACTATGTCGCACTGTCATCGTACAAAACTGACTTCGCCGCCTGTCCGGCAGCCGCGCGCAAGCTCGCGGCGATCCGTACGACCACGGAAAAATCGGATTTCACCAACTATCTGAAAGCGCTTGTCCCGCGCGGTCGCACCTATCACGACATCGGCATGCTCTGGGGCCTGCGACTGATGTCCGCCGAAGGGCTGTTCGCGTCCGAGAACGCCGCGTCCGCGAGCGGCGGCAACATCGCGCGCAATCTCATCTTCATGACCGACGGCGATACCGAGACCAATATCGCCGACTATGACGCCTACGGCCTCGCCGCGCTCGATCGCCGCCGCACCCCCCTCAACAGGCTGCCGACCAAGTCGGAGCAGGACGGCATCGTCGAGGACCGGCTGTCACGGCTGTGCACGGTGGCGAAGGAAAAGAAGAACATCACCGTCTGGGTGATCGCGTTCGGCACCAGTCTGACGTCGCTGCTGTCCGACTGCGCCTCGCCCAACCGCGCCTATCAGGCGGACAACGCGGCCGAACTCAACACGACCTTCGCGGACATCGCCGCGCGGATCTCGCAGCTGCGGGTGACGCACTGA